The following coding sequences are from one Canis lupus baileyi chromosome 19, mCanLup2.hap1, whole genome shotgun sequence window:
- the DOCK6 gene encoding dedicator of cytokinesis protein 6 isoform X1, translating to MAAAERRAFAHKINRTVAAEVRKQVSRERSGSPHSSRRSSTSLGVPLTEVVEPLDFEDVLLSRPPDAEPGPLRDLAEFPVDDLELLLQPRESRTTEPGIPEDGKLDAQVRAAVEMYTEDWIIAHRRYQHLSAAYSPITTETQRERQKGLTRQIFEQDVSGDERSGPEDSDDPRHSSGSPDDTPRSSGASGIFDLRNLAADSLLPSLLERTAPEDGDRRNEALRRQHRPRALLALYPAPDEDDAVERCSRPEPPREHFGQRILVKCLSLKFEIEIEPIFGILALYDVREKKKISENFYFDLNSDSMKGLLRAHGTHPAISTLARSAIFSVTYPSPDIFLVIKLEKVLQQGDISECCEPYMVMKEVDTAKNKEKLEKLRLAAEQFCTRLGRYRMPFAWTAVHLANIVSSAGQPDRDSSDSEGERRPAWTDRRRRGPQDRTSSGDDTCSFSGFRPATLTVTNFFKQEAERLSDEDLFKFLADMRRPSSLLRRLRPVTAQLKIDISPAPENPHFCLSPELLHVKPYPDPRGRPTKEILEFPAREVYAPHTSYRNLLYVYPHCLNFSSRQGSVRNLTVRVQYMAGEDPSQALPVIFGKSSCSEFTREAFTPVVYHNKSPEFYEEFKLRLPACVTENHHLLFTFYHVSCQPRPGTALETPVGFTWIPLLQHGRLRTGPFCLPVSVDQLPPSYSVLTPDVALPGMRWVDGHKGVFSVELTAVSSVHPQDPHLDKFFTLVHVLEEGAFPFRLKDTVLSEGTVEQELRASLAALRLASPEPLVAFSHHVLDKLVRLVVRPPIIGGQIVNLGRGAFEAMAHVVSLVHRSLEAAQDSRGHCPLLAAYVHYAFRLPGTEPTFPSGSPPVAVQPATLARGPGRPASLYLARSKSISSSNPDLAVAPGSVDDEVSRILASKGIDRSHSWVNSAYAPGGSKAVLRRAPPYCGADPRQAIDCSSSRISSYLEGSSLAPPANQPRPTVQKLLHEELALQWVVSSSAVREAVLQHAWFFFQLMVKSMALHLLLGQRLDTPRKLRFPGRFLDDIMALVSSVGLEVITRVYKDAELAERLNASLAFFLSDLLSLVDRGFVFNLVRIHYKQVATRLQSAPNPTLLLTLRMDFTRILCSHEHYVTLNLPCCPLSPPASPSPSVSSTTSQSSTFSSQAPDPKVTSMFELSGPFRQQHFLAGLLLTELALALEPEAEGASLLHKKAISAVHSLLCGHDADPRYAEATVKARVAELYLPLLSLARDTLPRLHDFAEGPGQRSRLASMLDSDTEGEGDIGGTINPSVAMAIAGGPLAPGSRSSISQGPVAASRSGCPLSAESSRTLLVCVLWVLKNAEPALLQRWAADLALPQLGRLLDLLYLCLAAFEYKGRKAFERINSLTFKKSLDMKARLEEAILGTIGARQEMVRRSRERSPFGNQENVRWRKSITHWRQTSDRVDKTKDEMEHEALVDGNLATEASLVVLDTLEIIVQTVMLSEARESILGAVLKVVLYSLGSAQSALFLQHGLATQRALVSKFPELLFEEDTELCADLCLRLLRHCGSRISTIRMHASASLYLLMRQNFEIGNNFARVKMQVTMSLSSLVGTTQSFSEEHLRRSLKTILTYAEEDVGLRDSTFAEQVQDLMFNLHMILTDTVKMKEHQEDPEMLIDLMYRIARGYQGSPDLRLTWLQNMAGKHAELGNHAEAAQCMVHAAALVAEYLALLEDSRYLPVGCVSFQNISSNVLEESAISDDILSPDEEGFCSGKHFTELGLVGLLEQAAAYFTMGGLYEAVNEVYKTLIPILEAHRDYKKLAAVHGKLQEAFTKIMHQSSGWERVFGTYFRVGFYGARFGDLDEQEFVYKEPSITKLAEISHRLEEFYTERFGEDVVEIVKDSNPVDKTKLDPQKAYIQITYVEPHFDTYELKDRVTYFDRNYGLRTFLFCTPFTPDGRAHGELPEQHKRKTLLSTDHAFPYIKTRIRVCHREETVLTPVEVAIEDMQKKTRELAFATEQDPPDAKMLQMVLQGSVGPTVNQGPLEVAQVFLAEIPEDPKLFRHHNKLRLCFKDFCKKCEDALRKNKALIGPDQKEYHRELERNYCRLREALQPLLTQRLPQLLAPTTAGLRNSLNRASFRKADL from the exons ATGGCGGCCGCCGAGCGCCGCGCCTTCGCGCACAAGATCAACAG GACGGTGGCTGCCGAGGTGCGGAAGCAGGTGTCCCGGGAACGCAGTGGCTCTCCCCACTCCAGCCGACGCAGCAGCACCTCCCTGGGG GTCCCACTGACTGAGGTCGTTGAGCCCTTGGACTTCGAAGATGTGCTCCTGAGCCGGCCACCAGACGCTGAGCCCGGGCCCCTCCGGGACCTGGCTGAGTTTCCCGTTGATGACCTGGAGCTCCTGCTACAGCCCCGGGAATCCCGGACCACAGAGCCCGGGATCCCCGAGGATGG AAAGCtggatgcccaggtgagggccgCAGTGGAGATGTACACAGAGGATTGGATCATCGCCCACAGGAG GTACCAGCATCTGAGTGCGGCGTACAGCCCCATCACCACGGAGACGCAGCGAGAGCGGCAGAAGGGCCTCACCCGGCAGATCTTTGAGCAGGATGTTTCTGGGGATGAGAGGTCCGGCCCAGAGGACTCG GACGACCCCCGGCACTCCTCGGGCTCCCCAGATGACACCCCACGAAGCAGCGGCGCCTCTGGCATCTTTGACCTGAGGAACTTGGCAGCTGACTCCTTGCTGCCCTCATTGCTGGAGCGCACAGCCCCTGAGGATGGGGACCGGCGGAATGAGGCCCTGCGGCGGCAGCACCGGCCCCGCGCCCTGCTGGCCCTCTACCCGGCACCTGATGAG GATGACGCTGTGGAACGCTGCAGCCGCCCCGAGCCACCTCGTGAACACTTTGGACAGAGGATCCTGGTCAAGTGTCTGTCACTGAA GTTTGAGATCGAAATTGAACCCATCTTTGGCATCTTGGCCCTGTATGATGTGCGGGAGAAGAAAAAG ATCTCAGAAAACTTCTACTTTGACCTGAACTCGGACTCCATGAAGGGGCTACTGCGGGCCCATGGCACCCACCCTGCCATCTCCACCCTGGCCCGCTCTGCCATCTTCTCCGTGACATACCCCTCACCTGACATCTTCCTGGTCATCAAG CTGGAGAAAGTGTTGCAGCAAGGGGACATCAGCGAGTGCTGCGAGCCCTACATGGTGATGAAGGAGGTGGACACGGCCAAG AACAAAGAGAAGCTGGAGAAGCTGCGCCTGGCGGCCGAGCAGTTCTGCACCCGCCTGGGCCGCTACCGCATGCCCTTCGCCTGGACGGCGGTGCACCTGGCCAACATCGTGAGCAGCGCTGGGCAGCCCGACCGCGACTCCTCGGACTCCGAGGGGG AGCGCCGACCTGCCTGGACTGACCGCCGCCGTCGCGGGCCCCAGGATCGGACAAGTAGTGGGGATGACACCTGCAGCTTCTCTGGATTCCGCCCAGCCACGCTAACCGTCACCAACTTCTTTAAGCAG GAGGCCGAGCGGCTCAGTGATGAGGACCTCTTCAAGTTCCTGGCTGACATGCGGCGCCCGTCTTCTCTCCTGCGGCGCCTGCGGCCAGTGACTG CCCAGCTCAAGATCGACATTTCCCCCGCCCCTGAGAACCCACACTTCTGCCTCTCCCCGGAGCTGCTTCATGTCAAGCCCTACCCAGACCCCAGGGGCCGGCCCACCAAGGAGATCCTGGAGTTCCCTGCCCGTGAGGTCTATGCCCCTCACACCAGCTACAG GAACCTGCTGTACGTCTACCCACACTGCCTTAACTTCAGTAGCCGCCAGGGCTCCGTGCGCAACCTCACCGTGCGAGTGCAGTACATGGCCGGCGAGGACCCCAGCCAGGCCCTGCCG GTCATCTTTGGCAAATCCAGCTGCAGTGAATTCACGCGGGAGGCCTTCACACCGGTGGTCTACCACAACAA GTCCCCAGAGTTCTACGAGGAGTTCAAGCTGCGTCTTCCGGCCTGTGTGACCGAGAACCACCACCTGCTGTTCACCTTCTACCATGTGAGCTGCCAGCCCCGGCCAGGCACAGCGCTGGAGACTCCCGTGGGCTTTACT tGGATCCCACTGCTGCAGCATGGCCGCCTGAGGACCGGCCccttctgcctccctgtgtcCGTGGACCAGCTCCCGCCCAGCTACTCTGTGCTCACACCGGAC GTGGCGCTGCCGGGCATGCGCTGGGTGGACGGCCACAAGGGCGTGTTCAGCGTGGAGCTCACTGCTGTGTCCTCTGTGCACCCCCAG GACCCTCATCTGGACAAGTTCTTCACCCTGGTGCATGTCCTGGAGGAGGGGGCCTTCCCATTCCGCCTCAAGGACACCGTGCTGAGTGAGGGTACCGTGGAGCAGGAGCTGCGGGCCAGCCTAGCAGCCCTGCGCCTCGCCAGCCCCGAGCCACTTGTTGCCTTCTCCCACCACGTGCTGGACAAGCTCGTACGTCTAGTTGTGCGGCCTCCAATCATTGGCGGCCAGATTG TGAACTTAGGTCGTGGGGCCTTTGAAGCAATGGCCCATGTAGTCAGCCTTGTCCACCGGAGTCTGGAGGCTGCCCAGGACTCTCGTGGTCACTGCCCGCTGCTGGCTGCCTATGTCCACTATGCCTTCCGACTGCCTGGCACTGAGCCCACCTTCCCAAGTG GGTCCCCTCCGGTGGCGGTACAGCCGGCCACGCTGGCCCGTGGCCCTGGCCGCCCTGCAAGCCTCTACCTGGCCCGCTCTAAGAGCATCAGCAGCAGCAACCCCGACCTGGCcgtggccccgggctctgtggacGACGAGGTCTCCCGCATCCTGGCCAGCAAG GGTATCGACCGCTCACACTCCTGGGTGAATTCTGCTTATGCTCCAGGAGGCAGCAAGGCTGTGCTGCGACGGGCACCCCCTTATTGCGGGGCCGACCCCAGACAG GCCATCGATTGCAGCTCTAGCCGAATTTCTTCCTACCTCGAGGGCTCCTCCTTGGCCCCACCAGCCAACCAGCCGAGACCCACTGTGCAGAAG CTGCTGCACGAGGAGCTGGCTCTGCAGTGGGTGGTCAGTAGCAGCGCCGTGCGGGAGGCCGTCCTGCAGCACGCCTGGTTCTTCTTTCAGCTCATG GTGAAAAGCATGGCGCTGCACCTGCTTCTGGGCCAGCGACTGGACACACCCCGTAAGCTTCGTTTCCCTGGCCGCTTCTTGGATGACATCATGGCCCTTGTGAGCTCCGTGGGCCTGGAGGTCATCACCCGGGTATACAAG GACGCAGAGCTGGCCGAGCGCCTCAACGCCAGCCTAGCCTTCTTCCTCAGCGATCTGCTGTCCCTGGTGGACCGTGGCTTCGTCTTCAACCTGGTCCGGATCCACTACAAGCAG GTAGCCACGCGGCTGCAGTCGGCCCCCAACCCAACATTGCTGCTGACCCTTCGCATGGACTTCACCCGCATCCTGTGCAGCCACGAGCATTACGTGACCCTCAACCTCCCCTGCTGTCCCCTGTCGCCCCCGGCCTCACCGTCACCCTCTGTATCCTCCACCACTTCCCAG AGCTCCACCTTCTCCAGCCAGGCCCCGGACCCCAAGGTAACCAGCATGTTCGAGCTGAGTGGGCCATTCCGGCAGCAGCACTTCCTGGCTGGGCTCCTGCTGACAGAATTGGCACTGGCCCTGGAACCAGAGGCTGAGGG GGCATCCCTGCTGCACAAGAAAGCCATCAGCGCTGTCCACAGTCTGCTCTGTGGCCATGATGCTGACCCCCGCTACGCCGAGGCTACTGTGAAGGCCCGTGTGGCTGAGCTGTACCTGCCACTACTGTCACTTGCGCGGGACACACTGCCACGCCTGCATGACTTTGCTG aggGCCCAGGTCAACGGTCAAGACTGGCCTCGATGCTTGACTCAGACACAGAAGGGGAAGGGGACATCGGAGGAACCATCAACCCCTCAGTGGCCATGGCCATTGCTGGTGGCCCCCTAGCCCCTGGCTCCCGGTCCAGCATCTCCCAGGGCCCAGTGGCA GCTTCCCGCTCAGGCTGCCCCCTCTCTGCCGAGTCCAGCCGGACCTTACTGGTGTGTGTGCTGTGGGTCCTGAAGAATGCGGAGCCAGCCCTCCTGCAGCGCTGGGCTGCCGACCTTGCCCTCCCTCAGCTGGGTCGTCTCTTGGACTTGCTCTACCTTTGCCTGGCTGCCTTTGAGTACAAG GGGAGAAAGGCCTTTGAGCGCATTAACAGCCTCACGTTCAAGAAGTCACTGGACATGAAGGCCCGTCTGGAGGAAGCCATCTTGGGCACCATTGGAGCACGACAGGAAATGGTCCGACGGAGTCGTG AGAGGAGCCCATTTGGGAACCAGGAGAATGTACGCTGGCGGAAGAGCATCACACACTGGAGACAGACCTCGGACCGTGTGGACAA GACCAAGGATGAAATGGAACATGAGGCCTTGGTGGACGGGAACCTGGCAACTGAGGCCAGCCTGGTGGTTCTAGACACACTGGAGATCATCGTGCAG ACAGTGATGCTGTCAGAGGCCCGGGAGAGCATCTTAGGAGCAGTGCTAAAGGTTGTACTGTACAGCCTGGGCAGTGCCCAGAGTGCCCTCTTCCTACAACACGGCTTGGCCACACAGCGAGCCCTGGTGTCCAAG TTCCCAGAGCTGCTGTTCGAGGAGGACACCGAGCTCTGTGCTGACCTCTGCTTGAGGCTCCTGCGACACTGCGGCAGCCGCATCAGCACCATCCGCATGCACGCCAGCGCCTCGCTCTACCTCCTCATGCGCCAGAATTTCGAGATCGGCAAC AACTTCGCCCGCGTGAAGATGCAAGTGACCATGTCCCTCTCATCCCTGGTGGGGACAACGCAGAGCTTCAGTGAGGAGCATCTGAGACGATCACTCAAGACCATCCTCACTTACGCTGAGGAGGACGTGGGACTGCGGGACAGCACCTTCGCCGAGCAG GTCCAGGACCTGATGTTCAACCTGCACATGATCCTGACGGACACGGTGAAGATGAAGGAGCATCAGGAGGATCCTGAGATGCTCATTGATCTCATGTACAG GATCGCCCGCGGCTACCAGGGCTCCCCTGACCTGCGACTCACGTGGTTGCAGAACATGGCGGGGAAGCACGCAGAGCTGGGCAACCACGCGGAGGCCGCCCAGTGCATGGTGCACGCTGCCGCCCTGGTGGCTGAGTACCTCGCCCTGCTGGAGGACAGTCGCTACCTGCCGGTGGGCTGTGTTTCCTTCCAG AACATCTCATCCAACGTGCTGGAGGAGTCTGCCATCTCCGACGACATCCTGTCGCCCGACGAGGAGGGCTTCTGTTCCGGGAAGCACTTCACGGAGCTGGGGCTGGTGGGGCTGCTGGAGCAGGCGGCTGCCTACTTCACCATG ggcggGCTCTACGAGGCAGTGAACGAGGTCTACAAGACCCTCATCCCCATCCTGGAAGCCCACCGAGACTACAAGAAGCTGGCTGCTGTGCATGGCAAACTGCAGGAGGCCTTCACCAAGATCATGCACCAG AGCTCTGGCTGGGAG CGCGTGTTTGGGACGTACTTCCGCGTGGGCTTCTATGGTGCCCGCTTTGGCGACCTGGATGAGCAGGAGTTTGTGTATAAGGAGCCATCCATCACAAAGCTGGCTGAGATTTCACACCGGCTGGAG GAGTTCTACACGGAGAGGTTTGGGGAGGACGTGGTCGAGATTGTCAAAGATTCGAACCCTGTGGACAAGACCAAGCTCGACCCACAGAAG GCCTACATCCAGATCACTTACGTGGAACCGCACTTCGATACGTATGAGCTCAAGGACCGGGTGACCTACTTCGACCGCAATTATGGGCTGCGCACCTTCTTGTTCTGCACGCCCTTCACACCTGATGGGCGTGCACACGGGGAGCTCCCAGAGCAGCACAAGCGCAAGACGCTGCTCAGCACAGACCACGCCTTCCCCTACATCAAGACTCGAATCCGCGTGTGCCACcgggaggag ACAGTGCTGACACCAGTGGAAGTGGCCATTGAGGACATGCAGAAGAAGACAAGGGAGCTGGCTTTCGCCACTGAGCAGGACCCACCCGACGCCAAGATGCTGCAGATGGTGCTGCAGGGCTCTGTGGGGCCCACGGTGAACCAG GGTCCCCTGGAGGTGGCCCAGGTTTTTTTGGCAGAGATCCCAGAAGACCCCAAACTCTTCAGGCATCATAACAAGCTGCGGCTCTGTTTCAAGGACTTCTGCAAGAA GTGTGAGGATGCCCTGCGGAAGAACAAGGCCCTGATAGGACCAGACCAGAAGGAGTACCACCGTGAGCTGGAGCGGAACTACTGCCGCCTGCGGGAGGCTCTGCAGCCCCTGCTTACCCAGCGCCTGCCCCAGCTGCTGGCACCTACCACAGCAGGCCTCAG GAACTCCTTAAACAGAGCAAGTTTCCGGAAGGCCGACCTCTGA